From one Luteolibacter sp. SL250 genomic stretch:
- the gyrA gene encoding DNA gyrase subunit A, whose protein sequence is MSDDHIKPINVAEELSKSFLDYSMSVIISRALPDVRDGLKPSQRRILFAMRELNLAPGKQHIKCAKICGDTSGNYHPHGESVIYPTLVNMGQKWSMRDTLIDGQGNFGSVEGDPPAAMRYTEARLTHLGMAMMDDLDKETVDFVPNYDERLTEPTVLPSAFPNFLVNGGTGIAVGMATNLASHNLGEVVDAICAQIDEPDIDLPGLMQYIKGPDFAVPTEIRGIRGIEDYFRTGRGSMRMRGKMEIEENENGRSMIIIREVPYGVNRATLQERIAELVNEKILTGISGMRDLSDEETRIEIELKRDARPQVVVNQLFKLTAMETSFSVNMLAIHQNRPKQLSLKEAIDAYIEHRREVVIRRTRYLLGKAEERAELLEAFLLALGHIDDFIKIIRESRNRDEARERLAAYSFPTKTAENLGILIRSQASVQGDRYVFSERQVNAILELRLYQLTGMEQDKVKGEYDGVLADITDLMDILAREVRVLGIIKDELRAIKDKYATPRKCPIVAEAGEVAMEDLIANDAMIVTLSHRGYVKRTPSSEYRLQGRGGKGLKGMETKATKKDEADDFVEHLFSVQAHDYLLFFTNTGRVYVERVYELPEGSRTSTGRSIKNVLDLKPEEKITALLRLERTVDEDGNDITFREGAGFVFFATRNGKVKKTALNDFRNYRKAGLTAINLEEGNDLIGVKLTSGEDEIILVTKNGLSIRFTEGVYKKPQGETEDGEETSDADTAAEGAEAEDDGTPQIRPQGRATAGVTGIRLGKDDEVVGMAIVTENSTLLVAAENGLGKRTDFKSYPYRRRGGKGVKTMNVTEKTGLVVSAVTVTAEDELMLMTSSGQSIRIRVGEIRETGRVAQGVKLLTLKEGEKLQDVSLVIPDGDDSQGGDATEGSGDVSGEPEADAAE, encoded by the coding sequence ATGTCTGACGACCATATCAAGCCGATCAACGTCGCGGAGGAACTCTCGAAGTCCTTCCTCGACTACTCGATGTCGGTGATCATTTCCCGCGCGCTGCCCGATGTGCGCGACGGCCTCAAGCCATCCCAGCGGCGGATCCTTTTCGCCATGCGGGAGTTGAACCTCGCGCCCGGAAAGCAGCACATCAAGTGCGCGAAGATCTGCGGTGACACCTCCGGTAACTACCACCCCCACGGTGAATCCGTCATCTACCCGACGCTGGTCAACATGGGCCAGAAGTGGTCGATGCGCGACACGCTGATCGACGGCCAGGGCAACTTCGGTTCCGTTGAAGGCGACCCTCCTGCAGCGATGCGTTACACGGAGGCCCGCCTCACCCACCTGGGCATGGCGATGATGGACGATCTCGACAAGGAGACCGTCGATTTCGTCCCCAACTACGACGAACGCCTGACGGAGCCGACCGTGCTCCCCTCCGCGTTCCCGAACTTCCTGGTCAACGGTGGTACCGGCATCGCCGTCGGCATGGCGACGAACCTGGCCTCCCACAACCTCGGTGAGGTGGTGGACGCCATCTGTGCCCAGATCGACGAGCCGGACATCGACCTGCCGGGCCTGATGCAGTACATCAAAGGGCCGGACTTCGCCGTTCCGACGGAGATCCGCGGCATCCGCGGCATCGAGGACTACTTCCGCACCGGACGCGGCTCCATGCGGATGCGCGGCAAGATGGAGATCGAGGAGAACGAGAACGGCCGCTCGATGATCATCATCCGCGAGGTGCCGTATGGCGTGAACCGCGCGACCTTGCAGGAGCGCATCGCGGAACTGGTCAACGAGAAGATCCTCACCGGCATCTCCGGCATGCGCGACCTTTCCGACGAGGAAACGCGGATCGAAATCGAACTGAAGCGCGACGCCCGTCCGCAGGTGGTGGTGAACCAGCTCTTCAAGCTGACGGCGATGGAGACCTCGTTCAGCGTGAACATGCTGGCGATCCACCAGAACCGTCCGAAGCAGCTTTCGCTGAAGGAGGCGATCGACGCCTACATCGAGCACCGCCGCGAGGTGGTCATCCGCCGGACCCGCTACTTGCTGGGCAAGGCGGAGGAGCGCGCGGAGTTGCTGGAAGCCTTCCTTCTCGCGCTCGGTCACATCGATGATTTCATCAAGATCATCCGTGAATCCCGGAACCGGGATGAGGCGCGCGAGCGTCTGGCCGCCTATAGTTTCCCGACGAAGACCGCGGAAAACCTCGGCATCCTCATCCGCTCGCAGGCATCCGTGCAGGGTGACCGCTATGTTTTCAGCGAGCGCCAGGTGAACGCCATCCTGGAGCTGCGCCTCTACCAGCTCACCGGCATGGAGCAGGACAAGGTGAAGGGCGAATATGACGGCGTGCTGGCCGACATCACCGACCTGATGGACATCCTCGCCCGCGAGGTCCGCGTGCTCGGCATCATCAAGGATGAGCTGCGCGCGATCAAAGACAAGTACGCGACCCCGCGGAAGTGCCCGATCGTGGCGGAAGCCGGCGAGGTGGCGATGGAGGACCTGATCGCGAATGACGCGATGATCGTCACGCTTTCCCACCGCGGTTACGTGAAGCGCACGCCTTCCTCCGAATACCGCCTGCAAGGCCGCGGCGGCAAGGGCCTGAAGGGGATGGAGACGAAGGCGACGAAGAAGGACGAGGCGGATGATTTCGTCGAGCACCTCTTCAGCGTGCAGGCCCACGACTATCTGCTGTTCTTCACGAACACCGGACGGGTTTATGTGGAGCGCGTGTATGAGCTTCCGGAAGGCTCCCGCACCTCCACCGGTCGCAGCATCAAGAACGTGCTGGATCTGAAACCGGAGGAGAAGATCACCGCGCTGCTCCGCCTGGAGCGCACCGTGGATGAGGACGGCAATGACATCACCTTCCGCGAGGGGGCGGGCTTCGTGTTCTTCGCGACCCGGAACGGCAAGGTGAAGAAGACCGCGCTGAATGATTTCCGCAACTACCGCAAGGCGGGTCTGACCGCCATCAACCTCGAGGAAGGCAACGACCTTATTGGTGTGAAGCTCACCAGCGGTGAGGATGAGATCATCCTTGTCACGAAGAACGGCCTCAGCATCCGCTTCACCGAAGGAGTCTACAAGAAGCCGCAGGGTGAAACGGAAGACGGCGAGGAAACCTCCGATGCGGACACCGCCGCCGAAGGCGCGGAAGCCGAGGACGACGGCACCCCTCAGATCCGCCCGCAAGGCCGTGCGACCGCCGGTGTCACCGGGATCCGCCTCGGCAAGGACGACGAAGTCGTCGGCATGGCGATCGTCACGGAGAACTCCACCCTGCTGGTGGCCGCTGAAAACGGCCTCGGCAAGCGCACTGACTTCAAGAGCTACCCGTACCGCCGCCGTGGCGGAAAGGGTGTGAAGACCATGAACGTCACGGAGAAAACCGGTCTTGTGGTCAGTGCCGTGACCGTGACCGCCGAGGACGAACTCATGCTCATGACCTCATCCGGCCAGAGCATCCGCATCCGTGTGGGCGAGATCCGGGAAACCGGTCGCGTCGCCCAAGGGGTGAAGCTGCTCACGCTGAAGGAGGGTGAGAAGCTCCAGGATGTGTCGCTCGTCATCCCTGATGGAGATGATTCGCAAGGTGGCGATGCCACGGAGGGATCGGGCGATGTTTCCGGCGAGCCGGAAGCGGACGCCGCGGAATGA
- the gyrB gene encoding DNA topoisomerase (ATP-hydrolyzing) subunit B codes for MSESPEEPKKAETQVGAQQQYDAAQIDKLEGLEAVRKRPGMYIGDPDERGLHHCVFEVLDNSIDEHLAGYCSVIKVSIHVDGSVSVADNGRGIPVDMHPKFGIPAVELVLTNLHAGGKFGQGAYKYSGGLHGVGAKCVNALSDWFKAEIMRNGKVHLIAFERGKTTQQLHVIGDVDPSKTGTMITFFPDATIFVDTIEFKFDRLATRLRELAFLNPGLIIELEDERPESAKKATFYYAKGIEEFVIQLGENKTVIHDEPVVLNGKRQIELDYDGKKTTDDVFADIVFQYNDSYNDQILCFANSIPNGDGGTHLTGFRTALTRGINQYAKANKILKDKDPALSGDDVREGLVCVISVKMPSPRFSSQTKDKLVNSEIEGVVSSIVYEGIMQYFDENPALARKVIEKSVNAARAREAARKARETVRKSALSGGGLPGKLADCSERDPSKSELYIVEGDSAGGSAKQGRDRRTQAILPLRGKLINVEKARLHRALQNKEIQSMITAIGAGIGDGEQEGSFNIEKVRYHKIIIMTDADVDGSHIRTLLLTFFCRHMPDLVKRGYLYIAQPPLYLVSRKKRHEYIQDNDQLNKILIDLGAGEVTLRSHDGSHSYSAEELKDILEILSSLFRFSDSIEGNGGNFRNYLEARLNGKLPEFMVRIRTGNDEQVTYFPDEASLRSFAADNRDLRLFDEVLTPEELAACSGPSRRAVLKELHESNAIERIFSRLKERGFDTAQFFSDDRPLYEIVEGDGEKQHVSPVFSVPEILSRVLEIGRKGIQIKRFKGLGEMNAKELFETTMDPGKRQFLRVRLDEDNAVEADKMFDVLMGDIVEPRKRFIEDNALNVRNLDV; via the coding sequence ATGTCAGAGAGTCCGGAAGAGCCGAAAAAAGCCGAAACACAGGTCGGGGCGCAGCAGCAGTACGATGCCGCGCAGATCGATAAATTGGAAGGTCTGGAGGCTGTCCGGAAGCGTCCGGGCATGTACATAGGTGATCCGGACGAACGTGGCCTGCACCATTGTGTGTTCGAGGTTCTCGACAACTCCATCGACGAGCATCTCGCAGGCTATTGCAGCGTCATCAAGGTGTCGATCCACGTGGATGGTTCGGTCTCCGTTGCGGACAACGGCCGGGGCATCCCGGTGGACATGCACCCGAAGTTCGGCATTCCCGCGGTTGAGCTGGTGCTGACGAATCTCCACGCCGGCGGCAAGTTCGGCCAGGGCGCCTACAAATATTCCGGTGGTCTCCATGGTGTCGGCGCGAAGTGCGTGAACGCGCTTTCGGACTGGTTCAAGGCGGAGATCATGCGGAACGGCAAGGTCCACCTCATCGCGTTCGAACGCGGCAAGACCACCCAGCAGCTCCATGTCATCGGCGATGTCGATCCGTCAAAGACCGGCACGATGATCACGTTCTTCCCGGACGCGACGATCTTCGTCGATACCATCGAGTTCAAATTCGACCGCCTCGCCACCCGTCTCAGGGAGCTGGCCTTCCTCAACCCCGGTCTCATCATCGAGCTTGAGGACGAGCGTCCGGAGTCGGCCAAGAAGGCAACCTTCTACTATGCGAAGGGCATCGAGGAATTCGTGATCCAGCTCGGCGAGAACAAGACCGTCATCCACGACGAGCCGGTCGTTCTCAACGGCAAGCGCCAGATCGAACTCGACTACGATGGCAAGAAAACGACGGACGACGTCTTCGCCGACATCGTTTTCCAATACAACGACTCCTACAACGACCAGATCCTCTGCTTCGCCAACTCCATCCCGAACGGCGACGGTGGCACCCACCTCACTGGCTTCCGAACGGCATTGACCCGTGGCATCAACCAGTACGCGAAGGCCAACAAGATCCTGAAGGACAAGGATCCCGCGCTGTCCGGTGACGACGTGCGCGAAGGTCTGGTGTGCGTCATCTCCGTGAAGATGCCGAGTCCTCGCTTCAGCTCCCAGACCAAGGACAAGCTGGTCAACTCGGAGATCGAGGGCGTCGTTTCCTCCATCGTCTATGAGGGTATCATGCAGTATTTCGACGAAAACCCGGCGCTCGCGCGCAAGGTGATCGAGAAATCCGTGAACGCCGCCCGCGCCCGCGAGGCCGCGCGGAAGGCCCGCGAGACGGTCCGCAAGTCCGCCCTCTCCGGCGGTGGTCTGCCCGGCAAGCTGGCGGACTGCTCCGAGCGCGACCCGTCGAAATCCGAGCTCTATATTGTCGAAGGTGACTCCGCAGGTGGTTCCGCCAAGCAGGGCCGCGACCGCCGCACGCAGGCGATCCTGCCGCTGCGGGGCAAGCTCATCAACGTCGAGAAGGCCCGCCTCCACCGCGCCCTCCAGAACAAGGAGATCCAGTCGATGATCACGGCCATCGGCGCCGGCATCGGTGACGGGGAGCAGGAAGGCTCGTTCAACATCGAAAAGGTCCGCTACCACAAGATCATCATCATGACCGACGCGGACGTCGACGGCTCGCACATCCGCACGCTGTTGCTGACGTTCTTCTGCCGCCATATGCCGGACCTGGTGAAGCGCGGCTACCTCTACATCGCCCAGCCGCCGCTTTACCTCGTCAGCCGGAAGAAGCGGCACGAGTACATCCAGGACAACGACCAGCTCAACAAGATCCTGATCGATCTGGGAGCAGGCGAAGTGACCCTGCGCAGCCACGATGGCAGCCACAGCTACAGCGCGGAGGAACTGAAGGACATCCTCGAGATCCTTTCCTCTCTGTTCCGCTTCTCGGACTCCATTGAGGGAAATGGGGGCAATTTCCGCAACTACCTCGAAGCCCGCCTCAACGGCAAACTGCCCGAGTTCATGGTGCGCATCCGCACGGGCAATGATGAACAGGTCACCTATTTCCCGGATGAGGCTTCGCTGCGGAGTTTCGCCGCGGACAACCGCGATCTGCGGCTCTTCGACGAAGTGTTGACTCCAGAGGAACTCGCTGCCTGCTCCGGTCCTTCACGCCGTGCGGTGCTGAAGGAACTCCACGAGTCGAACGCGATCGAGCGCATCTTCTCCCGCCTCAAGGAGCGTGGTTTCGACACGGCGCAGTTCTTCTCCGATGACCGCCCGCTTTACGAAATCGTGGAAGGAGATGGTGAGAAGCAGCATGTCTCTCCGGTCTTCAGCGTGCCGGAAATCCTTTCCCGTGTCCTGGAGATCGGACGCAAGGGTATCCAGATCAAACGATTCAAGGGTCTGGGTGAAATGAATGCCAAGGAGCTTTTCGAAACGACGATGGATCCCGGCAAGCGCCAGTTCCTCCGCGTCCGGCTCGACGAAGACAACGCCGTGGAGGCTGACAAGATGTTCGACGTCCTGATGGGCGACATCGTCGAGCCCCGCAAGCGGTTCATCGAGGACAACGCGCTCAACGTGAGAAACCTCGACGTCTGA
- a CDS encoding ribonuclease D: protein MSASLIDSTEELSAYLAGHSGGQNPPVCAIDTEADSLHRYRESLCLIQFADDSDCVLIDPLAIKDLNPLGDYLSGSVVWMHGADYDMTMLKRQFGRLPGKVYDTQIGARLLGARKFGLGDLVSHYFGIELSKSSQKADWGKRPLSEKMVEYALNDVRYLLEMGRRIVAELQEKGRLEWFEESCDAALRKVLERDDSKEEGWRVQGSGKLERRGLAFLRALWQWRDEEAKAWDRPSFMVAPNRQLLEWSIDLSGGRSVTLPGHFRGDRVKRFKEALAAVAALPESEYPERPQGKRRKRDRDFDRKLDQFLKVRETAAVKLDIEGSLIAPRAVLESLAAGEVVVEDVLLKWQRECLQLP from the coding sequence ATGTCTGCGAGCTTGATTGATAGTACTGAAGAGCTTTCCGCTTACCTTGCCGGGCATTCCGGCGGCCAGAATCCCCCGGTTTGCGCGATTGATACGGAGGCTGACAGCCTTCACCGATACCGTGAGTCCCTCTGTCTCATCCAGTTTGCGGATGACTCGGACTGTGTCCTGATCGACCCGCTGGCGATCAAGGACTTGAATCCGTTGGGTGACTACCTTTCCGGATCCGTTGTCTGGATGCATGGAGCGGACTACGACATGACCATGCTGAAGCGGCAGTTCGGCCGCCTGCCTGGAAAGGTCTATGACACCCAGATCGGTGCGCGTCTGCTGGGAGCCCGCAAGTTCGGGTTGGGGGATCTGGTGAGCCATTATTTCGGGATCGAGCTTTCCAAGTCCTCGCAGAAGGCGGACTGGGGCAAGCGTCCGCTGTCCGAGAAGATGGTGGAGTATGCACTCAACGACGTCCGCTATCTGCTGGAAATGGGCCGGCGCATTGTTGCGGAGCTTCAGGAGAAAGGGCGTTTGGAATGGTTTGAGGAGAGCTGTGATGCGGCTCTCCGGAAAGTTCTGGAGCGGGATGATTCCAAGGAAGAGGGATGGCGCGTCCAAGGCTCGGGAAAACTCGAAAGACGGGGGCTGGCCTTCCTGCGTGCGCTGTGGCAGTGGCGCGATGAAGAGGCGAAGGCCTGGGATCGTCCGTCATTCATGGTGGCGCCGAACCGCCAGTTGCTTGAGTGGAGCATTGATTTGTCCGGCGGAAGGTCCGTGACGTTGCCGGGACATTTCCGCGGTGACCGGGTCAAGAGATTCAAGGAAGCGCTGGCGGCTGTTGCCGCGTTGCCTGAGTCGGAGTATCCGGAGCGCCCGCAGGGCAAGCGCCGCAAGCGGGACAGGGACTTTGACCGGAAGTTGGATCAATTTCTGAAGGTGAGGGAAACGGCGGCGGTCAAGCTGGATATCGAAGGCTCGCTCATCGCTCCCCGGGCGGTTTTGGAGAGTCTCGCCGCCGGTGAAGTGGTGGTGGAGGATGTGCTTCTGAAATGGCAGCGGGAATGTCTCCAGCTTCCGTGA
- a CDS encoding saccharopine dehydrogenase family protein, protein MNKVLIIGAGGVGSVVAHKCAMVPEVFGEITLASRTVSKCDAIAEEVKRRTGRDIATAAIDADDPVQTAALIRKTGAKLVINVALPYQDLTIMDACLDAGVDYLDTANYEPKDVAKFEYSWQWAYHEKFVAAGLSALLGSGFDPGVTNVFTAWALKHHFDEIHTLDIIDVNGGNHGKAFATNFNPEINIREVTAPCRHFEDGDFVETPAMSLHQAFTCPDGVGTYEIYRMYHEELESLVKHIPTIKRAQFWMSFSPNYLKHLEVLQNVGMTRIDPVAYNGVEIIPLQFLKAVLPNPGDLGQTTKGRTCIGNVITGVKNGQPKAIYIYNICDHEACFAEVGSQAISYTTGVPAMIGAKQVLEGKWQHPGVWNMEQYDPDPFMADLNVHGLPWQWVELSPEAARSFKVV, encoded by the coding sequence ATGAACAAAGTCCTGATCATCGGAGCCGGCGGAGTCGGCAGTGTCGTCGCCCACAAATGTGCCATGGTGCCGGAGGTGTTCGGCGAGATCACCCTTGCCTCCCGCACGGTGTCGAAGTGCGACGCCATCGCGGAAGAGGTGAAGCGCCGCACCGGCCGGGACATCGCCACCGCCGCCATTGATGCGGACGATCCGGTCCAGACCGCCGCGCTGATCCGGAAGACCGGCGCGAAGCTGGTGATCAACGTGGCCCTGCCCTACCAGGACCTCACCATCATGGACGCCTGCCTGGATGCGGGTGTCGATTACCTGGACACTGCGAACTACGAGCCGAAGGACGTGGCGAAGTTCGAGTATTCCTGGCAGTGGGCCTATCACGAGAAGTTCGTGGCCGCAGGGCTTTCCGCGCTTCTGGGTTCCGGATTCGACCCCGGCGTTACCAACGTGTTCACCGCCTGGGCGCTCAAGCACCACTTCGATGAGATCCATACGCTCGACATCATCGACGTGAACGGCGGCAACCACGGCAAGGCATTCGCCACCAACTTCAATCCGGAGATCAACATCCGCGAGGTCACCGCGCCCTGCCGCCACTTCGAGGACGGTGACTTCGTCGAAACGCCGGCCATGTCCCTCCACCAGGCGTTCACCTGCCCGGACGGCGTGGGGACCTACGAAATCTACCGCATGTACCATGAGGAGCTGGAGTCCCTCGTGAAACACATCCCGACGATCAAGCGGGCCCAGTTCTGGATGTCATTCTCCCCGAACTACCTGAAGCACCTGGAGGTGCTCCAGAATGTCGGCATGACCCGCATCGATCCGGTGGCGTACAACGGGGTGGAAATCATCCCGCTGCAGTTCCTCAAGGCCGTTCTCCCAAATCCAGGGGACCTTGGTCAGACCACCAAAGGCAGGACTTGTATCGGTAATGTGATCACGGGTGTCAAAAACGGCCAGCCGAAGGCCATTTACATCTACAATATCTGCGACCACGAAGCCTGCTTCGCAGAGGTGGGATCCCAAGCGATTTCCTACACCACGGGGGTCCCGGCGATGATTGGCGCCAAGCAGGTTCTGGAAGGGAAGTGGCAGCATCCTGGGGTCTGGAACATGGAGCAGTATGATCCGGATCCTTTCATGGCGGACCTCAATGTCCACGGCCTCCCATGGCAGTGGGTGGAGCTTTCTCCGGAAGCCGCCCGTAGTTTCAAAGTGGTCTAA
- the gspG gene encoding type II secretion system major pseudopilin GspG: MKNQHPSIRHRLAAGFTLLEMVIVLGIIAILLGGSIALIGGVGDGAKLQRVRADFQSVGSALNTYRVNAGRYPTTQQGLAALVDKPTSTPVPRDWVRISKKIPVDPWQNAYLYKFPGSKDPAEFELLSNGPDGIPNTPDDLSSQDPE; encoded by the coding sequence ATGAAAAACCAACATCCATCCATCCGCCACCGCCTTGCCGCCGGTTTCACCCTTCTCGAAATGGTCATCGTGCTCGGCATCATCGCCATCCTGCTCGGCGGTTCCATCGCCCTGATCGGTGGTGTGGGTGACGGTGCCAAGCTCCAGCGGGTGCGCGCCGACTTCCAGAGCGTGGGCTCCGCCCTGAACACCTACCGCGTCAACGCCGGCAGGTACCCGACCACCCAGCAAGGCCTGGCCGCCCTGGTGGACAAGCCCACCTCCACGCCGGTTCCGCGCGACTGGGTCCGGATTTCCAAGAAAATCCCCGTCGATCCGTGGCAGAACGCCTATCTCTACAAGTTCCCCGGCAGCAAGGACCCTGCCGAGTTCGAGCTCCTCAGCAACGGACCTGACGGCATTCCAAACACCCCAGATGACCTCAGCAGCCAGGATCCGGAATGA
- a CDS encoding prepilin-type N-terminal cleavage/methylation domain-containing protein: MTSAARIRNDLKRGFTLIEIVLVLGLAALIAGGAVTYMVYSSDERVLRNTSGEVELLAKRARTLAILQQTPYALEFRKERVRLLPLAEAGGIERTTGMGNEIGGRTVEVEDPDKIAPVREEFLLPDEMEVSVLRWNTTAWVPLVRDVIQIWRFDPDGLCEPVTVRYAIEKGVAESTFHPLTATVSDFLLEVR, from the coding sequence ATGACCTCAGCAGCCAGGATCCGGAATGATCTGAAACGGGGGTTCACCCTCATCGAGATCGTCCTGGTTCTCGGTCTCGCCGCCCTCATCGCGGGCGGCGCGGTCACCTACATGGTCTATTCGTCGGATGAACGCGTGCTGCGCAACACCTCCGGCGAGGTGGAGCTGCTGGCAAAGCGGGCACGGACGCTGGCCATCCTCCAGCAAACCCCCTACGCCCTGGAGTTCCGCAAGGAACGTGTGCGCCTGCTGCCGCTGGCGGAGGCGGGCGGCATCGAACGGACAACCGGCATGGGCAACGAAATCGGCGGACGGACCGTCGAAGTCGAGGATCCTGACAAGATCGCGCCGGTGAGGGAGGAGTTCCTCCTTCCGGACGAGATGGAGGTTTCCGTCCTCCGCTGGAACACCACGGCGTGGGTCCCGCTGGTGCGGGATGTGATCCAGATCTGGCGCTTCGATCCCGACGGCCTCTGCGAACCTGTCACCGTCCGCTATGCCATCGAGAAAGGCGTGGCGGAGAGCACCTTCCACCCGTTGACCGCCACGGTCAGCGATTTCCTCCTCGAAGTCCGATGA
- a CDS encoding prepilin-type N-terminal cleavage/methylation domain-containing protein has product MKRHPSISRKQGFTLLELVISIAMSALLIGMVVQTANTSLQLGNSVVKSQNEEMLRQSFIELLDRRLTSLPGNTRFDVKVTDNGSQYESTITLQKVPLSFAWGNQERVAKAVTLSTVRTRSGYFDIVLSYYENEILDDASSRGTGGTSGSVALSKEPFAQIVLLSNLRYFEWRFLDGTNLEWRYDWDLQGRLPLQIELVFAIGASGEEIRQVFWLPPKQNPEILAREMMQNSGGGTIVNPGGNGGGNNNGNGGGNNNNNSGGGNSGGSQNPQ; this is encoded by the coding sequence GTGAAACGCCACCCCTCCATTTCCCGGAAGCAGGGCTTCACGCTGCTGGAACTTGTGATCTCCATCGCGATGAGCGCGCTGCTCATCGGCATGGTCGTGCAGACGGCGAACACTTCCCTGCAACTGGGGAACTCCGTGGTGAAGAGCCAGAACGAGGAAATGCTCCGCCAGTCGTTCATCGAGCTGCTGGACCGCCGGCTGACGTCACTGCCGGGGAACACCCGCTTCGATGTGAAGGTAACGGACAATGGCAGCCAGTATGAGTCCACCATCACCCTCCAGAAGGTCCCGCTCAGTTTCGCCTGGGGCAACCAGGAACGGGTGGCGAAGGCGGTGACGCTGAGCACGGTCCGCACCCGCAGCGGCTACTTCGACATCGTCCTCAGCTACTATGAGAACGAAATCCTGGACGACGCCAGTTCCAGGGGAACCGGTGGCACCAGCGGCTCGGTCGCGCTGTCGAAGGAACCTTTCGCCCAGATCGTCCTGCTTTCCAACCTCCGCTACTTCGAATGGCGCTTCCTCGACGGGACGAACCTGGAGTGGCGTTACGACTGGGACCTGCAGGGCCGCCTGCCACTGCAGATCGAGCTGGTTTTCGCCATCGGCGCCAGCGGGGAGGAAATCCGCCAGGTGTTCTGGCTCCCACCGAAGCAGAACCCGGAGATCCTCGCCCGGGAGATGATGCAGAACTCCGGCGGTGGGACCATCGTCAACCCCGGCGGCAATGGCGGGGGAAACAACAACGGCAACGGCGGAGGAAACAATAACAACAACTCCGGTGGAGGAAACTCCGGAGGATCACAGAACCCCCAATGA
- a CDS encoding type II secretion system protein GspK, with product MTRRRRHPRGASLLAVILLIAILAMATMTTLRVVSFDMEIATAKIHGSRAKQVAEMGIAIGSNPSVKRSDPLLHYFNEETGERYDVRIISEAGRFNINSIILRDDKALLRSIFIDWGLDIDTAGAISDALGDWVDSDDNAALNGAEREWYEQQGRINQPFNRPFYNLDEVRLVRGMELVEAVRPDWRDWFTIYSGGGLDVNDAEVELIAAAAEVNVDQAKTIVETVRGPDGIRDTDDDAPFQNAPAALLLLGIDAESRPDIAARFSANDSTVRVESTGSADGARRRVNAILRNRSGRPALLEKSVEILPSE from the coding sequence ATGACCCGCCGCCGCAGACATCCCCGCGGCGCTTCCCTGCTCGCCGTCATCCTGCTCATCGCCATCCTTGCGATGGCGACCATGACCACCCTGCGGGTCGTGTCGTTCGACATGGAGATCGCCACCGCGAAGATCCATGGCTCCCGAGCGAAGCAGGTCGCAGAGATGGGCATCGCCATCGGCTCGAATCCTTCGGTGAAACGGAGTGATCCACTGCTCCACTACTTCAACGAGGAAACCGGGGAACGGTATGACGTGCGGATCATTTCCGAAGCGGGCCGCTTCAACATCAACTCGATCATCCTGCGGGACGACAAGGCGCTGCTGCGCTCCATCTTCATCGACTGGGGTCTGGACATCGACACGGCCGGAGCGATCTCGGACGCGCTCGGGGACTGGGTTGACTCCGACGACAACGCGGCGCTCAACGGAGCGGAAAGGGAATGGTATGAGCAGCAGGGACGGATCAACCAGCCGTTCAACCGTCCGTTCTACAACTTGGATGAAGTGCGCCTGGTGCGCGGGATGGAGCTGGTGGAGGCCGTCCGGCCGGACTGGCGGGACTGGTTCACCATCTATTCCGGCGGCGGGCTGGATGTGAACGACGCGGAGGTTGAACTCATCGCGGCGGCGGCGGAGGTGAACGTGGACCAGGCGAAGACCATCGTGGAGACCGTGCGCGGTCCTGACGGCATCCGGGACACGGATGATGACGCCCCTTTCCAGAACGCACCGGCCGCGTTGCTGCTTTTAGGTATCGACGCGGAAAGCAGACCCGATATAGCTGCGCGCTTCAGCGCGAATGACTCGACCGTCCGCGTCGAAAGCACCGGCTCCGCGGACGGCGCGCGCCGGCGCGTGAATGCCATCCTCCGCAACCGCTCCGGAAGACCCGCCCTGTTAGAAAAATCCGTAGAAATCCTGCCCAGTGAGTAA